cccaactcctaGTCCCACGTGGCCTGAAATCAGTCAGTGGGAGTATTTACAGGGGACAAGTGGGCGGATGCTCCATGTCTGGGCTGCCCCGCTCCACTCCAGGAGCCCAGGCATTATGAACACACCACTAGCCCTGACCAGTGGTACCCGGGCTAAGACGGAAGCCTCCTTGTTAAATATCCAAAAATTGTGAATAGtaagatgttaaatatttttcatagcaGCCAGACCATGGGCTCTGTGACAGCTTGAGACCAGGCTTGAGTTGTCGAGGGAGAGTAAGATGCTGCATTTAAGGAGGCCCAGGCTTGGTACGTGTGCCTGCGAGGGCCCCTGCGGCTGAGAGAGGACCCAGCCTGGGGTGTCAAGTCCCCTGTGACTGCGCCAGAGCACCCTGAGACGCTGTGACTGCGCCAGAGCACCCTGAGACGCTGTCCCAGGCGGCTCCACCGTGAGAGCCCTGAGCGCCTGAGACTTACTGGGGAGGGCTGGACCAAGTTCTGGGAGAGGCCAAGGCCAGAGTTGAggccagaagctgggaagaggcccAGGGGAGTCCCTAGACGTGACATCAAGGAGGCAGGTGGACACACAGGTCTGGAGTTTGGGAGACCCACATTTTAACCCTAGTTCTGCGCTTTCCTGGCTGTGCATCCTTGGGCAAgccacctcccctctctgggcctcagtttcttcatctgtaaaagggaagGATGACAGAGGAGATTTTACTGGGTGGCTGTGTGAATGAAGGTGGATGACATTGGAAAGTCTAAGAAAAGCTCTCAATAAACAGGAATTTTTATGATTACTATTAACCTCCTAAGTAGTCATAAACATTAGtcctcttccttccttgtttCCCATAACTATGAGGTCCTTGGGAACAGGACATCTGACTTTTCTTTTAGTGCCTGGCAAGGTATCTGACAAAACAGGAAATCATAATCACGATGCTAATGGCAACAGCAGACACTTACACTGGTTTATTAATTCAAAGTTAACAGCTCTGCGCTGGGCCACCCTAGGCTCCTCTACACTCCCAAGGCAAGTGCTGCAGGGCTGGCTGCTAAGGGCTATTCTCCACTTCCCCAGGGTTCCCCGATCTCGTGGAGCTGGAACCCCTGCCCTCCTGGCAGCCCGTGGGCCAGAACCTCACCCTGCGCTGCCAGATGGCAGGCGGGGCGCCCCGCGACAACCTCACCGTCGTGCTGCTccgcggggaggaggagctgagccGGCAGCCGGCGGTcggagagccagccctggtcaACCACACGGTGGAGGCCCGCAGAGAGGACCACGGCGCCAACTTCTCGTGCCGCGCGGAGCTGGACCTACGGTCCCGAGGGCTGGGACTGTTCCAGAACAGCTCGGCCCCCAGGCAGCTGCGAACCTACGGTGAGGGAAGGGACTGCAAACGGTGGGTGATGAGCTGAGCCGGAGCCCACGTGCCCTGGCCGCGCGGTTCCCGAGAATAGGGTGGCCTGGCCCTCAAGGCTTCTGGGAAAACATGCCCTTGGCCACCGGGTGAGGCGACCTCAGACGGGAGGTCTGCAGCCGCGGCAACTTCCGAGAAGGCTGTGAGGGTGTGTCCCGGGAAGGTGACTCAGGCCACAAGGTAGGCTGGGAAAGAAGGACCCTGGTTGGAGGACAGCGTCACTACGGCTGTGTGAGACGTCCTCCTGCTCAGGCCCACCCTTCTTTCCAGCCTTGCCCGTGGGGCCCCTGCACCTCGATGTTCCCCGGTTCTTAGAGGTGGAAAGGCTGTGGCTCGCGAACTGCACGCTGGACGGGCTGTTCCCCGCTTCCGAGGCAAAGATCCAACTGGCGCTGGGGGACCAGATGCTGAAGTCCCAGGTCGAGAGACACGGGGACAGGATCACGGCCACAGCCAATTCCACCGCGAGGGCGGAGCAGAACGGCACCCAGGAGATCGTCTGCAAAGTGACCCTAGGGGACGAGAGCCGGGAGACCCGAAGGAACTTGACCATCTATAGTAAGAGGGGGCGGGGCGCCAGTGGCCCGAGGGGCGGGGCCTTAGCCACAGAGTGGGAGGAGCTGCGGTGTGGGCGGGGCCTAGGTAACCAGGGAAGTACTATAGCCTGAGCGTCCCCAAATGGGCCGGGGCACAGACAGAATACCCGAAAGGCGGGGCCTCGATTCCCcgaggggaaggaggcaggtggAGGGCGGGGACTGACCGATGGGAGGTGCATGGTCAGCTGAGTCCTGGGCAATGCTCCCCCTTTAGGCTTCCAGGGGCCCATCCTGACCCTGAGCGCGCCCAGCGTCGCCGAGGGGACCATAGTGACTGTGACTTGCACGGCTGGAGCCCGAGTCCAGGTCACGCTGGACGGAGTTCCAGCCGAGGCCCCGGGGCAGCCCGTCCAGCTTCAGCTAAACGCCACGGAGAGGGACGACAGGCGCAGCTTCATCTGCAACGCCACCCTCAAGGTCGACGGGGGGATCTTGTACAGGAATGAGAGTGTCCAGCTGCGTGTCCTGTGTGAGTAGTAATCCCTTGCTCCCCCGATTTGGGAAAACTTGACTCTCCCTTGCCCCATGGTGCCTCCAGTGTGCTGGGTGTGTCTGACCATTTGGTGGTTCCACAGACGGTGCCAAGATTGACCGAGCCAAATGTCCCCAGAACTTCACGTGGGAAGAAATGACCACCCACGTCCTTGAGTGCCAGGCCTGGGGCAACCCGGACCCGGAGCTACAGTGTGTGAAGCAAGCATCGAAGGTCAAGGTGCTTGCCGGAACCCCATTCGTCGTCAGATTAAAACACCATGGTACCTACATGTGCCACGCGAACAACTCACACGGGAAGGACACTGTGACCGTGGTGGTGAACGTTCAAGGTGAGCCGAGGCGAGGCTGGGGGTGTAGAGCGGCAAGCCCAGGAGGGGCCGGGGCGCGCGGAGTTACTCCTCGCTTCTCTGCACAGCTCGGAACCCCGCCGTCGTCCCCGTGCTGGTGGTGTTAGCGATCCTTGGCCTGATCACTGTCTCAGCGGCCTTACTGTATGTCTTCGTGTTGAAGAAACACTCCGTGAGTGACATCTACTATGTGAATCGGGGGAGCACCACCTGCTTGCCCCTCAGGTCTAGGCCGGCTGACCAAAGACTGGGGGAGGAGTCGTCCTGAGCCTCGGGCCGCCGGGATACTGGACAAAGGGGATGGGGGTTTGGCTGTGTCTCCGGGTTTCGTACCAATAAAGCCTTCAAAATCCGGGGTCCGTGGCTTCATTACACCTGCGCCGAGGTGCTTCCTGCAGCGCTGCGCGTCCACTGAGTGACATCTCGGCAGCGGAAAGGGGCAGAGCTTGTGGCGCCCAGACGCGCCTTGAACCCTGAGAGGCGGGCTGGGTCTTAGCCAATGGGCTGAGGGAGTAGTGAAGGAGGCGGGGCTTCTCCCGGCCAATCGGCGGACGCGCCCTCGTTGCCGCTCTATGCCGCTCCGCCCCGGCTCGCTGGTCCCAGAAGGCGCCGGGTTTCCCAAGATGGCGGCCGACGTGTCCGTTACTCACCGGCCCCCGCTGAGCCCGGAGGCTGGGGCCGAGGTGGAAGCCGATGATGCCGCGGAGCGCCGGGCGCCCGAAGAAGAACTGCCGCCGCTAGATCCAGAGGAGATCCGGAAACGCCTGGAACACACCGAGCGCCAGTTCCGTAACCGCCGCAAGATACTGATCCGGGGCCTCCCGGGGGACGTGACCAACCAGGTATGAGGGGGGGGCGGTGTGGGAGCGTGGCGGGAAATACCACCGTGCGCGTGCGCGGGGGGACCCGGGCGACACCAACGCTGGCGTGCGCGGGGGGCGTCAGCGGGCGAGTCCAAGCGGGGGATCTACGCGGGGTCGGGAGAGACCAAGAGCGGGATTTGGGGGGTCAGTGATGGAGGGAGAAACCAACTTTGGACTGAGGGAGGACGTTGCTAGGGGCGACCACAGGCTTGGACGAGACCAAGTGATTGAAGGGGGCGGGGAGTGGAGGGGGCGGGCAGCTTTGGCCGTATTGGGGTACTGTGAATGGGCAGCCACTTTGGGACCGGGGGGAATGGGGACGCCGGTGGCTCCCTGCTCTGATTGTGTGTCTCCCCACCTCCTCTACTACTGGATGGCGGGATCTCATATCCAGAAGTTTCGGGGTTGGCTAGAGTATGCCTTTGTGTGGCACGCGTTTATTAACTCCTCTGCGAGAGAGATCCGGAAGTTGTAGCCGCTCCTGGGGTCTTTCTTCCCCGAAATTAGTTTGGAAAAACCGGATGTTCTGCCCCCAGGCCGCAGACCTGCAGGAAAGGGGGGCCATTGTTCTGTGGTGCCCCCCTTGGTTGATCTTCTGGCCGGGGGTGCCCTTCTCTTGGGACCTACATGGGACAGGCTTCCCGGTGCTCTTTGTACCCAGAGAGATTGCCTCTGCCCCACCCTGCGCCAGTGGAATGGCTTCTTGCTCCCTGCTGCTGAGATTTCCCTGCTCTCTGGCCCACCAGCACATCTCCCACTGGCTCTCCTGCCCATGGGTGGTACATGACTGGTGCAGTGTTCGGAGGGGCGTGACTTGGGGACAGACCTTGGACAGTGCCACTAGGCATGGTCTGGTTTGTTCCTTGAGCTGGCCCTCCTCCTGGTGCCCACCATCTCTCAGCTGGGCACACGCTGTGTCTCCAGCTCTGTGCACAGAGTGGCTGGCACAAGGaggcccccccacctccccaaagcTGGCTTGCAGAAGGCCGGCGCTGGCAGGAGGGGGGAATCAGCGGGCGCGTGAAACCACGCTGTGTGAGCTTCTTAAGTACACAGGGTCCCCAGTCAGGACCCCTGGGTGGCATTCTTGGAGCTGCCCTGACCAGCTGCACGACCTTTGACAgcttccttcacctctctgagcctcagtttcctcctccatgaGTTTGTTAGTACCTAATTTGTAAGGTTTTGGAAAGAGTTCGTCTTGCACACCGAGGTTCACATGGGTGAAGTGACTTCCCTGTGAGGCATCCAGCAGAGCTGGGCCGTGACCTCAGACCCACCTGGCTCTTGGAGAGTTGTGTTGGTTAAAAGCGAGAGCTTCGCGGCTTCcctctgaatcccagctctgccaggtaTGGCCTCAGTGGCCTCGGGCAAGTCCCTGCTCTGAGCCTTTATTTGTAAAACGAGGGTGGCAGTCGGCCTGCTTTCATAGGAGATCCAGGGGAAGGTGGCACTGGGTCGCTCGCCTCAGCCCCTGGTGACTCCTCGTCCTTTGGCTTCTGTCTCCGCAGGAAGTGCACGACCTGCTCAGCGACTATGAGCTCAAGTACTGTTTTGTGGACAAATACAAAGGGACAGGTTTGTGGGGCTGTGGGTGGGCTATCGGCAGCGGGACAGGCCCTGAGGCTGGGTGGGGCCCGGTGCAGCGTCTCCTCTCCTGAACTTTGGGCCCAACATCGTCCCCTTGGCCAGCACAGTACCCTGTTGCCCCAGTCTGACCCTCGTTCTGGGTGCCCATCGTGGGGCAGCCTTGTTCTTCTTCCCGGCTGCCCAGCCAGAGACCTGGGCATGGGGCTCCCCGCTTCACACGCCCTTCCCCAGCGGCCAGTCACCTAGGCCTGTCTGGTCTCCTCCTTCGAGGCTTCCAGAACAGTCGGTGCCTCTCCATTCCCTTGGCTTCCATCTGCTCCGTGctccctccatctctgcctcagtggcagcccctctctggcctccctgcctgTATGATTTCACGCCCCCAGGCAGCCAGCTCCAGTCTGACTGCAAATCTGCTCAGACCTCCAAACGCTGATcgttcttctccttcttgaaaacctctctgagcctcctcctgAGCCCACCTTGCAAGGATGTACCCCAGCCTTGCCATCGCCTGGGGCACCCGTGAGATtccaggctgttccctctgcccctgTTCTTAGCTGCGCCCTCTTCCATCCATGTGCGTCAGGCAGCTCCTCACAGAGCCCTGAGCGCCCCCCCATCCTAGCCATGACCCCCCTGGGCTGCAGTTGCTGCCTCACTCATCTTCCTCCTGCACGGAGCCATCAGCTCCGTGCCAACAGGGCCAGGCCTTGGCGCCCCTCCAGCATGGGAGGCTCTCGGTGGCTGTCTGTGCccaccaggcattgtgctgggccGTCAGACCCTCCAGGACCTTTGCTTACAATCTGTCACGTGAATGTGAAGGAGCTGAGGGAGGACAGGTGACCCCTCAAGACTTACCTGGTGGGCTAGGGTGGTGGCGAAGATCTTGGGCCCTGGAGGCAAATGGACCTGGGTTCGAGTCCCAGTCTCTTCTCACTCTGTGGCCATAGGCATGTGGTTcaccctcctgggcctcagcCTTCTCACCAGCAAATTGGGCATGACCTGCTTGGCTTGGCTGTGAGGCCACCACGTTAAAATACCTAAAAAGCCGAGGGCGCCTGGCATCTGGTTGGTGCTTGGGAGACACTGGCAGAGGCCACAAGTCAGCACTGTTCCCTGAGCGCCTAGTATGTGTTTGTGCCAGGCCTCGAGGACCCAGGGGTTAAGGGACACTTCCATTCATATAGTCTTCTAACAGATTATTTATTGAGCGCCTGGGTGCTGGGGACTCAGTTGTGAACCAAACAGAGATGGTCTAGTTTGGGGAGGAGGCTGTTACTCAGACGGCTGCCAATGTGAAGGTGGAATGGTCACAGGACCAGGAGCTGCAGGGCACTGTGGGAGCACGGAGCCGGGAACTGAAACAGGAACGGTCAGGATAGGCTTCACGGGGGAAGTGATGTTTGTAGTCAGCTTGAAGGGTGGGTCAGGGTTAATCAGGTGAAGAGGTGGAGGTCAGTGCTTATGCTCAGAGAAAAGCAGGTTCAGAGGCCTGAGGGGGAGCGTGCCTGGCGTGGTGCATGCAGGAAGTAGCGGCCAGAGATGGGAGTGGAGGTCAGCAAGGCCACGGGGCTAGGCCATGCAGGTTCCGTGGGCCCCTGCAGAGAGGGGCCCCTGGGCAAGGGCATGGCATGATCTGATGATCATTTTGAAAAGCTCCCTGTGGCTGCTGGGGGGAGAGCCAACCAGGAGTCGGGGCAGGACCACAGCTGAGACAGAGGCTTGGACATGAGAGCTGTTGGTGGCCTGGAAAGGTGGTGAGGGAGGGGCGCAGTGCCCTCCTGTCTGGGTTCGAGTCCAGGCTCCTCCACTTGGGCAGGGGGCGCTGCTCTGGCCCATTTCCTCGCTGGCACAACGGTGGTTGGGAGGAGTACCTTagtcccatttgacagatggggaaactgagaccccaaAGCCACTCGGGGGGCTGGAGTTGAAATCCAGGCTCCAGTGACCACATGTGTAACTACGACTGTGTGTGTCAGTGAGTTACGCACGTGTGTCCTGGGACGGAGCCGGGTGCACAGCCGGTGAGCATTACGGTGGGTGGTGAGCGGGCCGGGGTGCGGGCAGGGAGCCGGCCTCAGGGAGCAGGAGCTGCCGCACGAGTTGCCCCAGGCTGGCGACCCTTCCTGTCGGTGggtgcctgagatgcctggaGATGTCTGGGCGTTCCTTCCGGACATCGAGGGTCACCCATGGGGTAGAGGGTGGACGGGTGGGTCCTCGGGCCCCCTGACCCCGCGTCCCCGCTCCCGCAGCCTTCGTGACTCTGCTGAACGGGGAGCAGGCCGAGGCCGCCATCAGCGCCTTCCACCAGAGCCGCCTGCGGGAGCGCGAGCTGTCGGTGCGGCTGCAGCCCACGGACGCCCTGCTCTGCGTGGCCAACCTGCCGCCCAGCCTCACGCAGCAGCAGTTCGAGGAGCTGGTGCGGCCCTTCGGCAGCCTGGAGCGCTGCTTCCTGGTCTACAGCGAGCGCAGCGGCCACTCCAAGGGCTACGGCTTCGCCGAGTACATGAAGAAGGACTCGGCCGCCCGCGCCAAGTCGGACCTGCTGGGCAAGCCCCTGGGCCCGCGCACCCTCTACGTGCACTGGACAGACGCCGGGCAGCTCACACCCGCCCTGCTGCACTCCCGCTGCCTCTGCGTCGACCGCCTGCCACCCGGCTTCAGCGATGTGGACGCCCTGCGCCGGGCGCTGTCGGCCGTCCACACGCCCACCTTCTGCCAGGTGAGCGCTGTGCCCCCAGCGGGGCCTGGGGGAGCGGGTGCTGGCCGCGAGCCCCTCCGAGGGGccctccggagtcacctgctatCTCTGATCTTCCAGGGCCCTTTCCAGCAAAGCAGCAGCGACGCCACATTGAATGGGCTTCTTGTTAGAAAGGCCACGTGGTGCCCTGGGTgacagcccagcccagagccacATGGCAGGGCTTCAGATCCCTGCGCACCCGCTAGCGactcacttcacctctctggcctcagtctccccctGTAATGTGCAGGCGAGGCTGCCTCTGTCAGAGCTGGTCGCCAGGCTTGCGCGTTCCTCATTCGCGTTTGCTCCCGCACTCAGATGTTTGTTGATTGCCTACTGGATCTCAGGCCCCAGGCCTGGCATTGAGGCAGCTACTCCCGAGAAGCCCGCAGGCCCTCTAAGCCTTGAGGTCAGGAAGGCGGGTTTGGCCAGatcccagccctgctctgtggCCCTGGCGAGTCCctggctctctgagcctcagtttccctcctccGTGAGAAGGAATCCGATGCTCGCGCATTGGGTTGGCAGAGTAAATCCCTGGTTCACTCAAGTCGCATTCGTCAGGCACGTCTGTgcctgtgcccagccctgtgaCAGGCGCGCTGGGCGAGAGTAGGCCAGCCCCAGCTCTCGGAGAGCCCGCAGGTGGTCTTGCCACAGACCTCCAAGGCGGACGTCTCTTCAGCACTCACTGGACCCTGAGCATGTTACCTGCGACCCCTTCATCCTGTAACGGCCAGAGAGCCAGGTAGGAGCCCCATTTTCAGGCAGGGACAccggcacagagaggtcaagcgacatgcccagggtcacgcAGCTAGCGCACAGCAGAGCCGGGGTCAGAACGccacagcctggctccagagccccagGCCGGCCTGGAGGAGGCTGGTCCATGGGCTCAGCTGGGACAGTCATgggctcagatcccagctctggCCTTGGGTGGGTCCTGCTCCCCTTGTGTAAATAGGGTGTCGCTTGGTGCCTGGGCAGTCCGACGTCCGTTTGTGCTCCGCCTCCCCTTGCACACTTGCCTGCCAGGCCCCGGGCGGGGCTCAGGACACACCAGTTAGCTCGCTGGCCGCATCTCGTGTGGAGATTGAGGATGGCAGGGCCGTGACCAACCACaggtcctctctgggcctcagtttccccatctcgaAGTGGGGCTGGCAGTGCTTTATGGCCGGGTTATGGTGGACAGCCGCTCCTCTGTGCCTCCATTGACGAGGGCCTGCCTCCGAGCAGCTCCCAGGGACGCTGGGCGTCCCGGTCCGACAGAGTCTGGGCTCCAGTCAGGTGGGTTGAGGTCGAGCCACGGTGCCCCGTGGAGGAGCAGCGTGGCCTTGCTTGCCCTTTGGCCCCTGTGAGCGCCCTCTGTCCATCTGTGGGGGAGCGTGACTGTCAGAGGATGCGCACCGGGCCTCAGCAGGGGCCTAGCCTGggggagagggctgatggccagaCCTTAGGCGGCCTGGGCACCCAGAGCAGGCGCTGGCACTGGCCCGGCCACCCCCGGCTGCCACACCTGGGGCCCACTTCCTGCCGCTGTCGAGCATCATAGGGAGCCCCCACAGCTGCCCTGCAGGGTGGGCCCAGGGGCCCCATCTCACAGATGGGAAACCGAGGCCCTCGGAGGGGCGTGTGCAGTGCCCTGCCAGGCCGGCCAGCCGGCGCGAGGTGGGCTGGGAAGCAGGGTCAGGCAGCTGAGCCCAGGGAGCTGGCTGTCCTCACAGTGGCATTTATTTTCTCCATGATCAAGACGAGAACGTGAAGGAACCCGCATAGCACCCACTCCAGTGCACTTTCCCATTTACGCACAGGCCAGTTTCCGAgtctaattgttttattttattacagaGTTGCTTAGATATTTGAGTGTTCTAGACAAGTATAAAGAAAGTGTCACAAGAACTTTAGGGTTATAAAAAGCCTTttccatttgatttatttttattttttggtgaggaagattggccctgagccaacatccatgttaatcctcctctattttgtatgtgggatgctgccacagcgtggcctgatgagcggtatgtaggtccatgcccgggatccgaacccacaaacccagggccACAAAA
The Equus caballus isolate H_3958 breed thoroughbred chromosome 7, TB-T2T, whole genome shotgun sequence genome window above contains:
- the ICAM3 gene encoding intercellular adhesion molecule 3, whose product is MMPSGPLPGVCWTSLLSLLLICCLRPPGAQGQFSLRLEPQDLVVPEGGSISVNCSTDCPDAQHVTLETSLPKEPLSSGLGWAAFRLSNVTHDDREVLCSSFCNGLQIAGSFGITVYRFPDLVELEPLPSWQPVGQNLTLRCQMAGGAPRDNLTVVLLRGEEELSRQPAVGEPALVNHTVEARREDHGANFSCRAELDLRSRGLGLFQNSSAPRQLRTYALPVGPLHLDVPRFLEVERLWLANCTLDGLFPASEAKIQLALGDQMLKSQVERHGDRITATANSTARAEQNGTQEIVCKVTLGDESRETRRNLTIYSFQGPILTLSAPSVAEGTIVTVTCTAGARVQVTLDGVPAEAPGQPVQLQLNATERDDRRSFICNATLKVDGGILYRNESVQLRVLYGAKIDRAKCPQNFTWEEMTTHVLECQAWGNPDPELQCVKQASKVKVLAGTPFVVRLKHHGTYMCHANNSHGKDTVTVVVNVQARNPAVVPVLVVLAILGLITVSAALLYVFVLKKHSVSDIYYVNRGSTTCLPLRSRPADQRLGEESS